The sequence TGGAGGGCCCGGTCGAGCTATGGGTCGTGCGCGGCGACGGGGCCGGCAATTGGCCCACCCCGCAGGTGTTCGACTTCACCTACGTGCGCGCGATCGACATCGCCGATCTGAACGGCGACGACGTCCGCGATCTCGCCTACGTCGGCGCCTCCGACCTCGAGATCCGCCTGGGCCAGCCCACCGAGACCTTCGGCACCGCGTCGCACTACGGCACCAACACCGGCAGCGCCGTGCGGGCCGCCGACGTCACCGGCGACGGCGTGCCCGACGTCGTCACCGCCGACTACGGCTCGACCGAGCTGCTGGTCTACGGCGGGGTCGGCGACGGCACGTTCACCGCGCTGCCGACCATCGTGACGGGCTCGGCGATCTCGGGCGCGGACGTGGGCCTGCTCGACGACGACGAGCTGCTCGATCTGGTGCTGACGACCTCCGACGATCTGCGCATCTTCTACGGTGAGGCCGCGGGTGGCATCTCGACCACGCCAGGCACGGTCATCGACGATGCACTCACGCGGGTGCGTGTGGCCGACATCGATGACGACGGCGACGACGACCTGCTGACCCGCGACGGCAACGCGATCGAGATCCGCTTCTCCAACGGCGACACCACGTTCTCCGATCCCGTGGCCTTCGCCTGCCCGATGCCGGTGTTCTCGATGGTGGCCGGCGACTTCAACGAGGACTGCGTACCCGACCTCGTGGCGCCGATGGGCTCCGACCAGAGCCTCTGCCTGCTGATGTCCGATCGGGGCTGATCGCGGGCGCGCAGATCCTGCGACGACATCGCCGTCGCGGACTTTGCGTTGGCCCCCCGCGCGGGGCGACGGCAGTCTTCCCGTCGATGCGGGTGCTCGTGGTCTACGGGAGCAAGCGGGGCGGCACCGAGGGGCTGGCCCGTCAGGTCGCGACGACGCTGACGTCGTGCGGCCATGCGGTCGAGCTGCGCTCGGCGGCCACCGCCGTCGAGCTGGCGGACTTCGACGCGGTGGTGATCGGCGGCGCGTTGTATGCGGGGCTCTGGCACCGCGCCGCGCGTCGCTTCGCGCGACGACACATCGACGCCCTGCTGCAGCTGCCGGTGTGGCTGTTCTCGAGCGGGCCGCTCGACGACTCGGCCAGCCAGCGCGAGCTACCGCCGACCCCAGCGGTCGCACGCATCCAGCGACGACTCGACGCCCGCGGCCACGCGACGTTCGGTGGCCGGCTCGCGCGCGACGCCCACGGCCTCATCGCGCACGCGATGGCCGAGGGCGGCAAGTCCGGTGACTT is a genomic window of Deltaproteobacteria bacterium containing:
- a CDS encoding VCBS repeat-containing protein, with the protein product MTCAAPSPSTPSFLQHRRDAARTVRRAALWLGALACGGCFDPSHTEQSGGTDGSGSTSSGTATTASTTATTTASTTTASATGTVDDSSATMSSMTMGDSTDTASDSSSSGGEVSDCPGGAPTVGDAPYQVNMLLAGHDANDVDVGDIDGDGHLDLVVLSRAGGAVETFFGDGTGVIASDGITPLQMNGFPDTVRLAAIADDTLDLFVHMEGPVELWVVRGDGAGNWPTPQVFDFTYVRAIDIADLNGDDVRDLAYVGASDLEIRLGQPTETFGTASHYGTNTGSAVRAADVTGDGVPDVVTADYGSTELLVYGGVGDGTFTALPTIVTGSAISGADVGLLDDDELLDLVLTTSDDLRIFYGEAAGGISTTPGTVIDDALTRVRVADIDDDGDDDLLTRDGNAIEIRFSNGDTTFSDPVAFACPMPVFSMVAGDFNEDCVPDLVAPMGSDQSLCLLMSDRG